A single region of the Lycium barbarum isolate Lr01 chromosome 2, ASM1917538v2, whole genome shotgun sequence genome encodes:
- the LOC132628716 gene encoding uncharacterized protein LOC132628716, translating into MDNGDKSLMSHLRWIEEYVDGVNYFLDKVFERASQGNEILCPCKKCMNRYWHYRNVVEDHLVVHGFVDNYTKWVFHGEGVSSRNTPHPINDDEGSNLRDDIDGLLHDTFRNVEGESGHEEVVRHGLSADAKKFFKLLEEGKQELYPAFSDLLDLIREAFPFAQIPESFNKARQVIKDLGLHYEKIHACPNDCMLFWKDTEKADNCSVCGTSRWKSVGDASTNSRSKIPAKVLRYFPLKPRLQRIFMCSETAVAMRWHANERPNDGNLRHPADGEAWKDFDRLYPDFSRDPRNVRLGLSSDGFNPFRTMSISHSSWTVMLMNYNLSPWICMKPEYIMLSMIIPGPSSPGNDIDVYLQPLIAELKELWEPGIETYDAETDQTFRMRAALLWTVSDFPALAMLSGWSTKGKLACPTCNYDTCSQYLKHSRKMCYLGHRRFFPSDHPLRKDKKSFDGKEEHRPAPTPLSGIEVLEELHEFNNVFGKGKKKASR; encoded by the exons ATGGATAATGGAGATAAAAGTTTGATGAGTCACCTAAGATGGATAGAAGAGTATGTTGATGGAGTGAATTATTTTCTTGATAAGGTATTTGAACGAGCTTCTCAAGGAAATGAGATATTATGTCCTTGCAAGAAGTGCATGAATCGCTATTGGCATTACAGAAATGTGGTGGAGGATCACTTGGTTGTTCATGGTTTTGTTGATAATTATACCAAATGGGTTTTTCATGGAGAAGGGGTTTCATCGAGAAATACACCGCATCCAATAAATGACGATGAAGGTTCTAACTTGCGTGATGACATTGATGGACTACTTCATGATACATTTAGAAATGTAGAGGGTGAGTCAGGGCATGAAGAAGTAGTGCGACACGGTTTATCTGCAGATGCAAagaaattttttaaattattggagGAAGGGAAACAAGAGTTATATCCAG CATTCTCAGACTTGTTAGATTTGATAAGAGAGGCATTTCCCTTTGCTCAGATACCAGAGTCTTTCAATAAGGCTAGACAAGTGATTAAAGATTTGGGTCTTCATTACGAAAAAATACATGCATGCCCTAACGACTGCATGTTATTTTGGAAGGACACCGAGAAAGCAGATAACTGCTCTGTCTGTGGAACTTCTAGATGGAAGAGTGTTGGTGATGCCTCGACTAATTCACGCTCTAAAATTCCTGCGAAGGTTTTAAGGTACTTCCCCTTAAAGCCTAGGCTGCAGAGGATATTCATGTGTTCTGAAACAGCTGTTGCAATGAGATGGCACGCTAATGAACGACCCAATGATGGAAATTTAAGGCATCCTGCTGATGGGGAAGCATGGAAGGATTTTGATCGTTTGTACCCAGACTTCTCTCGAGATCCTCGTAATGTTAGATTGGGTCTGTCAAGTGATGGTTTCAACCCATTTAGAACCATGAGTATTTCTCATAGCTCGTGGACTGTTATGTTGATGAACTATAATTTATCACCATGGATTTGCATGAAGCCGGAGTATATTATGTTGTCAATGATCATTCCAGGTCCATCATCTCCAGGAAATGATATAGATGTGTATCTACAACCACTAAttgcagaattgaaggaactaTGGGaacctgggatagaaacatatgATGCTGAAACCGACCAAACATTCCGAATGCGTGCAGCCTTATTGTGGACAGTTAGTGATTTTCCAGCATTAGCAATGCTTTCAGGATGGAGCACCAAGGGAAAATTGGCATGCCCCACTTGTAATTATGACACATGCTCCCAATATCTCAAACATAGTCGTAAGATGTGTTACTTGGGTCATCGTAGATTTTTTCCTTCTGATCATCCATTGCGAAAAGATAAGAAGTCGTTTGATGGTAAGGAGGAGCATAGACCAGCACCTACACCTTTGTCGGGTATAGAAGTGCTTGAAGAGCTGCATGAATTCAACAATGTGTTTGGAAAGGGCAAAAAAAAGGCCTCGAGATAA